Proteins from one Desulfobacterales bacterium genomic window:
- a CDS encoding efflux RND transporter permease subunit: GLIMMSRVQSDTAKVTAVLPVGSPMGKVVAVQDRLANAMEAVATENGGDRLLKGVSSRIKENQVEVRAYLTDSGVRLLNTSEVTRLWREKFGQVVGLESLRFESDGGGPGSGAALTVEISHSDIDVLEQASAALADRLAEFSNVKDLDDGYTPGKQQLDFSIKPEGQSLGLTSAEVARQVRNAFSGAEAFSQQRGRNEVTVRVRLPESERLSEYHVENLMIRTPAGTFVPLLDIAEVERGRAYTTISRRDARRTVTVSANVEPIGETGQVQATLNSSILPELARDYPGLSYGYQGRQADMKESMQSLIGSFVLAILAIYFLLAIPFRSYSQPLIVMIAIPFGIVGAVLGHLLMGYNLSLMSMMGIVALSGVVVNDSLVLIDYANRRRREGTGAVEAIRVAGLRRFRPIVLTTLTTFGGLAPMIFETSRQARFMIPMALSLGFGILFATGITLILVPCLYLLIEDIHHWVGHGEPKKTVIDAQPTK, encoded by the coding sequence TGGCTTGATCATGATGTCACGGGTCCAGTCGGATACGGCCAAGGTGACTGCCGTTCTCCCTGTGGGAAGTCCTATGGGCAAGGTCGTGGCCGTTCAGGACAGGCTGGCCAACGCCATGGAAGCGGTGGCCACCGAAAACGGGGGTGATCGACTGCTTAAGGGGGTTTCTTCCAGGATCAAAGAAAACCAGGTGGAAGTAAGGGCCTACCTCACTGATTCCGGGGTCCGCCTTTTGAACACCAGCGAGGTGACCCGGCTGTGGCGGGAAAAGTTCGGTCAGGTTGTTGGCCTGGAATCCCTGCGATTTGAGTCGGACGGGGGTGGGCCCGGCTCCGGGGCTGCATTGACCGTTGAAATTTCTCATTCTGATATTGATGTGCTTGAGCAGGCCAGCGCTGCCCTGGCGGATCGTCTGGCCGAGTTTTCAAACGTCAAGGATCTCGACGACGGCTACACCCCGGGTAAGCAGCAGCTCGATTTTTCCATCAAACCCGAGGGCCAGAGTCTGGGCCTGACCTCTGCCGAGGTCGCCCGCCAGGTGCGCAATGCATTTTCCGGTGCCGAGGCCTTCAGTCAGCAACGTGGCCGCAACGAGGTGACCGTCCGTGTGCGTCTGCCCGAGAGCGAGCGTCTCAGCGAATACCATGTGGAGAATCTGATGATCCGCACCCCGGCCGGCACTTTTGTACCGCTGCTCGATATTGCTGAGGTCGAACGGGGCCGGGCCTATACTACCATCAGCCGCCGCGATGCCCGGCGCACCGTGACGGTGAGCGCTAACGTGGAGCCGATCGGCGAGACCGGCCAGGTGCAGGCCACCCTCAACAGCAGCATTTTGCCCGAGCTGGCCCGTGATTATCCCGGGTTATCGTATGGCTACCAGGGCAGGCAGGCCGATATGAAAGAGAGCATGCAGAGCCTGATCGGTAGCTTTGTCCTGGCCATTCTGGCCATTTACTTTTTGCTGGCGATTCCGTTTCGCAGCTACAGCCAGCCGCTGATCGTCATGATCGCCATCCCCTTTGGCATTGTCGGCGCGGTACTCGGCCATCTGCTGATGGGATACAACCTCAGCCTGATGAGTATGATGGGGATTGTGGCACTCTCCGGGGTGGTGGTCAACGACTCGCTGGTACTGATCGATTACGCCAACCGCCGGCGACGCGAAGGCACCGGTGCGGTGGAGGCGATCCGAGTTGCCGGCCTGCGCCGTTTCCGGCCGATCGTCCTGACCACCCTGACCACCTTCGGCGGCCTGGCACCAATGATTTTTGAGACCTCCCGTCAGGCTCGGTTCATGATTCCCATGGCTCTGTCGCTGGGTTTCGGCATCCTCTTTGCCACGGGTATCACCCTCATTCTGGTGCCGTGCCTGTATCTGTTAATTGAAGACATACACCACTGGGTGGGACACGGAGAGCCGAAGAAGACAGTGATTGACGCCCAGCCGACTAAATAA